The segment CGGAGGCCCGTCACCGCACCCCGACAGCCCCGCGCAGCGGACCCGGCCCGCCGCAGGCGCAACAGCGAAACGAACCACGGCGGGATTCCCGCCCACGTGGGAACACCGCCAAGCGCAGCGTCTAGGCTTACGGGCTGTGACCTCCCTGCGCCTACCGCTCTTCCCGCTGAACTCGGTGCTGTTCCCGGGACTCGTGCTCCCGCTGAACGTCTTCGAGGCGCGGTACCGGGCCATGATGCGCGATCTGAGCGCCGTACCCGAGGACGACCGCCGCTTCGCGGTGATCGCGATCCGGGACGGCCGGGAGGTCGCCGCCACCGCCCAGGGCATGCCCGACAACACCGTCCCCGCGTCGGACGGTCCCGCGGCGGGCTTCGGTGACGACCCGGTGCAGGCGTTCCACACCGTGGGCTGTATCGCCGACGCGGCCACCATCCGGGAGAAGTCGTCCGACGACGACACCGGCTACGAGGTCCTCGCCACCGGCACCACCCGCTTCCGGCTGCTGTCGGTGGATGCCTCGGGGCCGTATCTGACCGGTGAGCTGGAGGAACTGGAGGACGACGACG is part of the Streptomyces platensis genome and harbors:
- a CDS encoding LON peptidase substrate-binding domain-containing protein, with the translated sequence MTSLRLPLFPLNSVLFPGLVLPLNVFEARYRAMMRDLSAVPEDDRRFAVIAIRDGREVAATAQGMPDNTVPASDGPAAGFGDDPVQAFHTVGCIADAATIREKSSDDDTGYEVLATGTTRFRLLSVDASGPYLTGELEELEDDDGEGAGALASGVVRAFRTYQKRLAWANERTLSSGQDLPADPSVLSYLVAAAAVLDVPAKQRLLEAPDTAARLAQELKLLRQESAVLGKLPSLPAVDLTRQPTSPN